The following DNA comes from Mycobacterium sp. MS1601.
AGACAAGTCCGCCGGACTGGTGGTCGCGGGTCTGTTCGGCGGCGAGAACGACGCCCAGAAGTACGCCGAGGCGTTGATGGACACCATCAACGCGGACGTCCTTCCCGAGCACCCCGACGTCGTCGTCACCGTCGGTGGGTCGGCCATCGTGTACTCACAGATCAACACCCAGACCGAGCACGACCTGCTGATGATGGAATCCATCGCGATGCCGTTGAGCTTCCTGGTGCTGGTGTGGGTCTTCGGCGGCCTGTTGACCGCAGCACTGCCCATGGCCGTCGGTGCGCTCGCGATCGTCGGATCCATGGCCGTACTGCGCGGCATCACCTTCTTCACCGACGTCTCGATCTTCGCGCTCAACCTGTCGATCGCGATGGGCCTGGCGTTGGCCATCGACTACACCCTGCTGATCATCAGCCGATACCGCGACGAACTGGCCGACGGCGTCGAACCGCACCAGGCGCTGATCCGGACCATGGGCACAGCCGGCCGCACCGTGCTGTTCTCTGCGGTGACCGTCGCGTTGTCGATGGCGGCCATGGTGCTGTTCCCGATGTACTTCCTCAAGTCGTTCGCCTACGCCGGAATCGCGACGGTGGCGTTCGCCGCGTTCGCCGCGATCGTCGTCACCCCGGCGGCCATCGTGCTGATGGGCGAGCGGATCAACGCCCTGGACGTGCGGCGGCTGTTGCGCAGGGTGTTCCGTCGTCCCGAGCCAGTGGCCAAACCCATCACCGAGCAGTTCTGGTACCGCTCCACCAAGGCCGTGATGAAGCGGGCCTGGCTCGTCGGCGTGGGCGGGGTGGCGCTCCTGCTGCTGCTCGGCGTCCCGTTCCTCGGCGTCAAATGGGGCATGCCCGATGATCGGGTGCTGCCGGCGTCGGCCTCGGCCCATCAGGTGGGAGATCAGCTGCGCGACGACTTCGCCATCAATTCCGACACCGCGGTCACCATCGTGTTGCCCGACGTCGCGGGGCTCGCCCCGCCGGACCTGGAGGGCTACGCCGCCGAGCTGTCCAAGGTCGGCGACGTGACAGGCGTGACGGTGCCGACGGGCACGTTCGTGGCGGGGGAGAAGGTGGGTCCTCCCGCGGCGGCCACAGGTTTCGCCGACGGCAGCGCTTTCCTCACGGTGAGTAGTTCAGCGCCGCTGTTCTCCGATGCCTCGGGTGATCAACTGGACCGTCTGCACCAGGTGGCCACCCCCGACAACCGGGTGGCGGAGTTCGCCGGGATCGCCCAGGCCAACTCCGACAGCGTCGACGCCATCATGGAGCGGCTGCCGGTGGTTCTCGGCGTCATCGCGGCGATCACGTTCGCACTGCTGTTCCTGCTCACCGGCAGTGTGGTGCTGCCGCTGAAAGCTCTTGTGCTGAACGTTCTTTCGTTGACGGCAGCGTTTGGTGCGCTGGTGTGGATCTTCCAGGAGGGGCACTTCAACGCCCTGGGCACCACATCGACGGGCACGCTGGTGGCCAACATGCCGGTGTTGCTGTTCTGCATCGCGTTCGGTTTGGCCATGGACTACGAGGTGTTCCTCATCTCGCGTATCCGCGAGTACTGGCTGGAAAGCGGCCAGACGCATGCTGATGTCGACGAGAGCGTGGCACTGGGGCTGGCCCGTACCGCACGCGTGATCACCGCCGCCGCCCTGGTCATGTCGATCTCGTTCGCGGCGCTGATCGCCGCCGAGGTGTCGTTCATGCGGATGTTCGGGTTGGGGCTCACGTTGGCGGTGCTGGTGGACGCCACCCTGGTGCGAATGATGTTGGTGCCGGCGTTCATGCATGTGCTGGGCAGGTGGAATTGGTGGGCGCCCAAACCGTTGGCGAAACTGCACGACAAGATCGGGATCAGTGAATCGGGTCCACCGGACAAGGCGGCGGTCACGCCGGAGCCGGACAATGGCTAGATGAGTGTCGGTCCGCTGAGCAGACGGCGCCGCGCCCCGCGCGGGTCCGGAGAATTGCTGCGCGACGAGATCCTCGACGCCGCCACCGAACTGCTGTTGACGGCGGGCCACGCACGCGACGTGTCCATGCGCGAGGTCGCCAGGCGCGCCGGCGTGACGTCACCGTCGATCTATCTGCACTTCGCCGACAAGGACACGCTGCTGGACGCGGTGTGTGCCCGTTACTTCGAGAAGTTCGACCAGGAGATGCAGCGCGCTGCCGCCGAGCAGACCAGCACGCTGGAGATCCTGCGCGCTCAAGGCCTGGCCTATGTCCGGCTGGCGACCCAGACCCCGGAGCTGTACCGCATCGCCACCATGGGTGAGGGCCGACCGGGCAGCTCGGTCGACGAAACCCTGGTCATTGCGGCCTTCGGGCACATCCGCGACTCGGTGCAGCAGCTGATGGACGAGGGCATCTACGCCCAGGAAGATCCCACGGTGGCGGCACTGGAGCTGTGGACGGCCGCCCACGGCGTGGTCGCGCTGCTGATCGCGAAGCCGTATCTACCCTTCGGTGATGTCGACGCGTTCGCTGACCGGGTGTTCGGTGCCGTCTGTGCGGGACGAATCGTCGCGGGCATCGTCGGCCCCGATTCGACGCCCACACAGACGGTGAACTGGTTGTTCGGGCGCTCATGAATCATCCCTTCTTCGCGTGGCTGTGGACCATGCTGTCGGCGCACGAGCCCAAAGAGACCACCGCGCTGCGGCGCGAGAACCTCGCCGGGTTGAGCGGCCGGGTACTCGAGGTGGGCGCGGGCACCGGCACCAACTTCGCGCTGTACCCGCCGACCGTCGCAGAAGTGGTGGCCATCGAGCCCGAGCCACGACTGGCGGCGGTGGCCAGGACCGCTCCGGCATCGGTGCCGGTACAGGTGCGTGAGCTGACCATCGAGGGGTGGGCGGATCCCGAACCGTTCGACGCGGTGGTGTGCTCTCTGGTGCTGTGCTCCGTCGATTCGCCCGAAGACGTTCTACAGCAGTTGTTTTCGTTGCTCCGCCCAGGCGGGGAGCTGCGCTACTTCGAGCATGTCGCCGTCGACGGTGCCCGGGGCGTTCTGCAGCGTGTCGCCGACGCGACGGTGTGGCCGCGGCTGCTCGGCAACTGCCACACCCACCGGCACACCGAGGCGGTCATCCGCGGCGTGGGTTTCGCCGTACAGAGCTCCCGGCGCGAATCCGCTCTGCCGGCCTGGGTGCCCTTGCCGGTGTCAGATTTCGCCCTGGGACGAGCGCGCCGCCCGTAACAGCCCGGGTAGGCGGTGCAACAGCGTGGGCAGCGCAGTGCTCGCGCTTTCCCGGATGGTGACCGTGGCACTGCTCGACAGCGGCGTCTCCTCGGGGTTGACCTCCACCACCACTGCGCCGCGGGCCAGAGCGTACTCGGGCAACCCGGCCGCGGGATAGACCACCGCGGAAGTGCCGACCACCACCACGATGTCGGCGCCGGCGGCAGCCTCGACGGCGGCGTTCCAGGGTCCGTCGGGCAGGCCCTCGCCGAACCAGACGATGTTCGGGCGGATACGCCCACCGCAGCCGCACGTGGGCGGCGTCAGCTCCAACACCGGTTCCGGCACGTCCTGCAGGGGGCCGGTGTAACTGGCATTGCAGCTGTCGCAACGGAATTCGAACAGATTGCCATGCAGGTGGTGCACCGGCAGGCTGCCGGCCCGCTCATGCAGATTGTCGACGTTCTGGGTCACCACGGTGACGTTCTCCACCCCGGCGAGGTGCTGCCACTGCGCCACCGCCCGGTGACCGTCGTTCGGTTCGACCTGTTTGACCAGGTGGTGGCGCCACAGGTACCACGCCCAGACCCGCTCGGGATGCTCCTCCCAGCCCTGGGTGGAGGACAGTTCGTACGGGTCGAACTTGGCCCACAGGCCGTTCTTGTCATCGCGGAACGTCGGGACCCCGCTCTCGGCGGAGATGCCCGCGCCGCTGAGCACTGTAATGCGCACCCAACCAAAATAGCTGGCCTGTTGGATACTGGTTTTTGTGGAGTTGGGGGAATGGCTGCGCGTTGATCAACGGGCGGCAAAACCGTTGTTCGACCAATTGCGAACACAGATGATCGAAGGGATCCGAGACGGCCGACTGCCGCCCGGTACCAGGCTGCCCACGGTGCGCGAACTCGCCGGGCAACTCGGGCTGGCGGTCAACACGGTCGCCCGGGCCTACCGGGAGCTGGAGACCGCGGGCATTGTCGAAACACGAGGCCGCTTCGGCAGTTTCGTGGCTCGGGCAGATCCGGCCGATGCGGCCATGGCGGCGGCTGCACACACCTACGTGCAGACGGCCCGCACGCTGGGCCTCGACAAGTCGGCGGCCTTGAGGTACCTGGACCTCGCGTTCGAGTAGACCGGCAGCCCGGAACTAGCCGAATTCCAGCAGCGTGAACGACGGACGGATCCGGTCGAAGGCGCGATTGTTGAAGATCGTTGTGATCACAGCGTTCATCACCAGACCGCGCCCCTTCGGCGTCGGCATGTCGTGCACCGCGGTGATCCCAGGGATGGAACTCTGCAATTCGGCCAACTGCCCGACAGTTCTGGCGAAGGGCATCGCCGGCATGGCATAACGCCGCGAGGGCCGCAGCCGTCCCTTGCTTGCCAGACCGGCGAACCACGGTGGCGCCAGGTCGAACGCCATCCGGCCGCCGGGAAACCGTCGGGCACATTCGGTGATCAACCCCAGTGCCTCGTCGGGCTGCAGGTACATCAGCAGGCCCTCGGCGGTGATGAACACACCCTCGCTGGGGTCCACGGCGTCCATCCAGCTGAAGTCCAGTGCGGACTGCGCCAAGGTGGTGATTCGCGGCGACGTCGGCAGGAGGCGTTCGCGGATCTCCACGACGGGCGGAAAATCGACTGTCAGCCAACGGAATCGAGCGTCGGGCAGGGCAGCGTCCAGACGCCAGAAGCTGGTCTGCAGACCCTCGGCCAGTGCCACCACGGTGGCACCGGGATGGCTGTTCAGGTAGTCCAGGGTGGCTTGGTCGAATGCTTTGGCCCGGATGGCCATGTCCTGGCGGTTGGTCTGTCCGAACTTGGCGAAGTCGAAGTCGATGGCGTCCACCAGCCGCACCGCGACGGGATCGTCGATCAGCGCGTCGGGTCGGCGCGCTTCGCCCGCGCGGACGGCCAGCGTGAGCAGGGCGGTCTCGGAGACGCCGGTCAGTTCGGCCTTGTGCCTGGTGGTCTCGTCCATCACCGTCGAGCCTACCCACGTGCCCGGAATGCACAGCCGGTCACTGTGTGGCGGAAAATCCGGTCGGATCCCGCCCGCAGTGACTGGCGGTCAGTTCTGGCGGGGGCGACGGGCCACCTCGGCGACCGGCTCAGCCGAACTCCAGCGCCGTCATGCTCGGCCGGTTGCGCCGGAACAGGCCCACCCTGTCCAGCGGCGGCCAGGCGAACACCGCGAATTCGCCGCGACCCGAGGGGTAGGGCACGTCACGGGCCGAGCGGACCCCGGAAACGGACTCCGCCAGCGCGAGCGCCTCGTCGGCGGTGATGGCGAACGGCATCGGCGGAGCCTGGTAGCGGTCGGAGAGCGCAAAACCCTTCAGCGTCTTGCGGCTGAACCAGTGCGGGATCGAATCGAACACCAACGTGCCGCCGGGAAACCGCTGCGCGCAGGCACTGATGAGGGTGTGCACGTCGGCCGGGTCCAGATACATCAGCAGCCCTTCGGCGGTGATCAACACCCCGTCGGCCGGATCGATGCGGTCCATCCAGCTGTGGTCAAGCGCAGACTGCGCCAGCGCCACGATGCGTTTGTCCTCGGGCAGCAGCCGGGCACGCAGGTCCATCACCGGCGGCAGATCCACCGAGTACCAGGTGACCTCGTCGAGCAACGCGTCGTCGTCCAGGCGCCAGAAGCTGGTCTGCAGCCCCTCGGCGAGTGCCACCACCGAGGCTTTCGGGTGCTCGAGCAGGTAGTCGGTGGCCACGGCGTCGAACGCCACCGCTCGCAGTCCGTGTGACTGGTTGGCCTTGCCGAACTTGAGATAGTCGTAGGCGATGGTGTCGTAGAGGGTGACCGCCCACGGATCGCGCAGGACGCCGTCGGGGCGTTTGGCCTCGCTGGCCCGATTGTGCAGAGTCCACAGTGTGGTCGCTGAGACCCCGCCCAGAGTGTTGCCGTCGATGACTGTCACCGGGCCGATGCTAGAGGCGGGCCTGCCGGATCGGGGTGCTACGGCAGCGCCGCTGAGTAGGCTTCCCGGTATGGCCCGACAGGTGTTCGACGACAAGCTGCTCGCCCTGATCAGCGGCAACTCGCTGGGGGTGCTGGCGACCATCAAACGTGACGGGCGACCGCAGCTGTCCAACGTGTCGTACTTCTTCGATGCCAGGGCAGTGGCGCTACAGGTGTCTGTCACCGAACCGCGGGCCAAGACCCGCAATCTGCGCCGTGATCCCCGGGCATCCATTCTGGTGAGTTCCGACGACGGATGGTCCTACGCCGTCGCCGAAGGGGACGCCGAGTTGACCCCGCCCGCCGCCGATCCACACGACGACACCGTGGAAGCGTTGGTCGCGCTGTACCGCAACATCGCCGGCGAGCATCCCGACTGGGACGAGTACCGCGAGGCCATGGTCACCGACCGGCGCGTGGTTCTGACGCTGCCGATCGCCCACCTGTACGGCATGCCGCCCGGAATGCGCTGACCGGTGTTGGGCTGGTTGTAGCCCTTCCCCGGCTCGTGCTTCGCCGCCTCGGCGACCGGTCTAGGCTGACGGTCATGGCCGACGAGACTCCCGAAGACGACAACAAGCGCAAATTCCGGGAGGCGCTCGAGCGCAAGAAGGCGAAGACGGCCTCGCGCACCGAGCACCGCGACGGCGGCGCTAAGCAGTCCAAGCAGCACGGTCCGGTCGAGAACCGCCGTGAGTTCCGTCGTAAGAGCGGCTGAGAACCCGCGCTGAGGCCAAGGCGGTCAGCATCACCGCCACGCAGTACAGGCCGTCGCCCTTCAGGCCCCACTTCACCGACACCAGCAGCGCCGCACCTGCCAAACACAGCAGCAGGCCCGTTGACGCACTGTTGCGCGTCGACACCGGCGCGTCCCAGAACGGCAGCGGATTGTTCTCCAGCGGCCGTAGCGCCAAGAACGCACCTGCCACCAGGGCGGCCATGACGATCAGGGCAATGACACTGAGCAGCAACAGATTCGGCTGACCCGGGTAGCGGTAGAGGCCGGACAGGTTGAAGCCGAGGTGCATCAGCAGCAGTGCGGGCATGTGCCACAGGTACAGCGTCATGGCACCGGAATTCCCTATGGCGACGCACCACCAGACGCGTGGTCGTTGCGCCCACCGGTTGATGGCCGGTGCGGCGGCAATCGCGAACGCGCACAACATCGTTGCGTGGCCGGCCATCAACAGCGACGGCGGTGCCATGTTGGTCAGGCGCTGGCCCTCGATGCCCACCAGGCTCAATTCGTAGGGCCCGAGAACCAGCGCTATGTTGACGGCCAGCACCGCCATGCCGAGTTTCGCCGCGCCCCGGCCGTCGACCAGCCCGCGACGGTAGGCCACCCCGAACATCCCGGGGATCAGCCAGGCCGTCATGTTCAGATAGCCCAGCACTGCCAGACCCGGCATGTGTAGCCGCACCGCGTCGACCGTCATCACCAGCAGGTAGACCAGCGTGACCGCGGCGGCCAGCCGCCAGGTGCTGGTGATCCGGTACAGCATGGGCATGGCTGCCAGCATCAGCACGTAGGCCCCGAGGAACCAGAGCAGTTGGATCGAGATCCCGGCAATCGGTTCGTAGACGTGTACCGGCAGCAGATGCACCAGCACCGCCAACGTCACCGCCCAGAACGCCAGGTAGGCGAACACGGGTCGGAACAGCCGCTGGCAGCGCCGCATCAGCCAGGCGCCCCACGGGGTGCCCGGTTGCCAGGAGTTCACGGTGGCCGCGGCGCCGGCGAAGAAGAACAGCGGCATGATCTGGAAAATCCAGGTCAGCGCCTGCAAACTCGTCGACGTCGTGAGCAGGTTGCCCCACAGGAACACGTCGTCGCGGATCATGCTGGTGGCCATCACCGTGTGGCCCACCACCACGGTGACAAGTGCGCCGATGCGCAGGACGTCGATGGCACGGTCGCGATCCGATGGTGTCTGCGCGGCGACCTCGACAGGCGTCGGGAATGTCATGTCACAAACCTAGAGGCGCCGGCCTAGGTAAAAACCCGTGATTTCGGCGTGATTCCAACCGCTGACCGGCTGGAATCACGCCGAAATCGCTACTGAGCCCGACGTTCCAGGCGCAGGATCGCGGCCAGACAGATGACGGCCAGTACACCGACGATGACGGCGAACACCTCGCCCGCGGTCTGCAGACCCCACTTCTGGGCGGCGGCGCCCATCCCGATCACCGGGACCGACAGCGCGACGTAGGCCACCAGGAAGTACGACGAGCTGACCTCGGCGCGGCGATCGGCGGGCGTGCGCTCGGAGATGGCCGCCAGCCCTCGCCCGAAGCTCAGCCCCTGGCCCGCACCGCCCATCACCGCGGCGGCCATCAAGCCGGCCAGCGACGTGTAGTGCAACGCGATGTTCAGCATCACCATGGCCACCACCAGCATGGCGCTGCCGACGGCCACCGCCCGCGCGGGCGGCACCCTCACCGCGAACGGTTGAGTGGCTGCCGCGGTCAGCACCATCAGCCCGGCCACCGCGCCACCGACGGCGTGGTTGCTGATGCCCATCAATTCGGCCACGAAAGTCGGTGAGACGGAAGCGAACATCGCGTTCACCGCAAAGCCTGCGAACGCGGCCGTCGCCGCCACCACGAACACCGCGCGCGTCTGCGGCGGCACCGACAGTCGCTGAATACCGAGTTGGCCGGAGCGCTCGGACGTCTCTGGCGCCAGCCACACCGCAGCAGCTGCGACGGCCACCAGCGCCAGGTGAATGGCGAAGCTCAGGTGCAGCGGGGCCGGTGCGTACTGGACCAACAGCCCCGCGACCAACGGACCCAGCCCCAGACCGCCGAGGTTGGCCACGGTGGCTACCGCCGCGGCCCGCGACTTCCAGTGCTGCGGGGCGGCTTCGATGATGGCGGCGGTGGCGGTCCCGGTG
Coding sequences within:
- a CDS encoding acyltransferase family protein encodes the protein MTFPTPVEVAAQTPSDRDRAIDVLRIGALVTVVVGHTVMATSMIRDDVFLWGNLLTTSTSLQALTWIFQIMPLFFFAGAAATVNSWQPGTPWGAWLMRRCQRLFRPVFAYLAFWAVTLAVLVHLLPVHVYEPIAGISIQLLWFLGAYVLMLAAMPMLYRITSTWRLAAAVTLVYLLVMTVDAVRLHMPGLAVLGYLNMTAWLIPGMFGVAYRRGLVDGRGAAKLGMAVLAVNIALVLGPYELSLVGIEGQRLTNMAPPSLLMAGHATMLCAFAIAAAPAINRWAQRPRVWWCVAIGNSGAMTLYLWHMPALLLMHLGFNLSGLYRYPGQPNLLLLSVIALIVMAALVAGAFLALRPLENNPLPFWDAPVSTRNSASTGLLLCLAGAALLVSVKWGLKGDGLYCVAVMLTALASARVLSRSYDGTHGGSRPDRAAWTA
- a CDS encoding MMPL family transporter, producing the protein MLHRIALMAIAAPKRILAVAALLMIGAAVFGVPVTKSLSAGGFQDPTSESARATQLLTDKFGVGDMQLILTIGGPGGVDDPAARTVGEEIVKVIEDSPHAADVVSAWTSPSSVAKDLVNEDKSAGLVVAGLFGGENDAQKYAEALMDTINADVLPEHPDVVVTVGGSAIVYSQINTQTEHDLLMMESIAMPLSFLVLVWVFGGLLTAALPMAVGALAIVGSMAVLRGITFFTDVSIFALNLSIAMGLALAIDYTLLIISRYRDELADGVEPHQALIRTMGTAGRTVLFSAVTVALSMAAMVLFPMYFLKSFAYAGIATVAFAAFAAIVVTPAAIVLMGERINALDVRRLLRRVFRRPEPVAKPITEQFWYRSTKAVMKRAWLVGVGGVALLLLLGVPFLGVKWGMPDDRVLPASASAHQVGDQLRDDFAINSDTAVTIVLPDVAGLAPPDLEGYAAELSKVGDVTGVTVPTGTFVAGEKVGPPAAATGFADGSAFLTVSSSAPLFSDASGDQLDRLHQVATPDNRVAEFAGIAQANSDSVDAIMERLPVVLGVIAAITFALLFLLTGSVVLPLKALVLNVLSLTAAFGALVWIFQEGHFNALGTTSTGTLVANMPVLLFCIAFGLAMDYEVFLISRIREYWLESGQTHADVDESVALGLARTARVITAAALVMSISFAALIAAEVSFMRMFGLGLTLAVLVDATLVRMMLVPAFMHVLGRWNWWAPKPLAKLHDKIGISESGPPDKAAVTPEPDNG
- a CDS encoding class I SAM-dependent methyltransferase, with the protein product MTVIDGNTLGGVSATTLWTLHNRASEAKRPDGVLRDPWAVTLYDTIAYDYLKFGKANQSHGLRAVAFDAVATDYLLEHPKASVVALAEGLQTSFWRLDDDALLDEVTWYSVDLPPVMDLRARLLPEDKRIVALAQSALDHSWMDRIDPADGVLITAEGLLMYLDPADVHTLISACAQRFPGGTLVFDSIPHWFSRKTLKGFALSDRYQAPPMPFAITADEALALAESVSGVRSARDVPYPSGRGEFAVFAWPPLDRVGLFRRNRPSMTALEFG
- a CDS encoding class I SAM-dependent methyltransferase; this encodes MNHPFFAWLWTMLSAHEPKETTALRRENLAGLSGRVLEVGAGTGTNFALYPPTVAEVVAIEPEPRLAAVARTAPASVPVQVRELTIEGWADPEPFDAVVCSLVLCSVDSPEDVLQQLFSLLRPGGELRYFEHVAVDGARGVLQRVADATVWPRLLGNCHTHRHTEAVIRGVGFAVQSSRRESALPAWVPLPVSDFALGRARRP
- a CDS encoding class I SAM-dependent methyltransferase — translated: MDETTRHKAELTGVSETALLTLAVRAGEARRPDALIDDPVAVRLVDAIDFDFAKFGQTNRQDMAIRAKAFDQATLDYLNSHPGATVVALAEGLQTSFWRLDAALPDARFRWLTVDFPPVVEIRERLLPTSPRITTLAQSALDFSWMDAVDPSEGVFITAEGLLMYLQPDEALGLITECARRFPGGRMAFDLAPPWFAGLASKGRLRPSRRYAMPAMPFARTVGQLAELQSSIPGITAVHDMPTPKGRGLVMNAVITTIFNNRAFDRIRPSFTLLEFG
- a CDS encoding GntR family transcriptional regulator, producing the protein MELGEWLRVDQRAAKPLFDQLRTQMIEGIRDGRLPPGTRLPTVRELAGQLGLAVNTVARAYRELETAGIVETRGRFGSFVARADPADAAMAAAAHTYVQTARTLGLDKSAALRYLDLAFE
- a CDS encoding NAD-dependent deacylase, whose protein sequence is MRITVLSGAGISAESGVPTFRDDKNGLWAKFDPYELSSTQGWEEHPERVWAWYLWRHHLVKQVEPNDGHRAVAQWQHLAGVENVTVVTQNVDNLHERAGSLPVHHLHGNLFEFRCDSCNASYTGPLQDVPEPVLELTPPTCGCGGRIRPNIVWFGEGLPDGPWNAAVEAAAGADIVVVVGTSAVVYPAAGLPEYALARGAVVVEVNPEETPLSSSATVTIRESASTALPTLLHRLPGLLRAARSSQGEI
- a CDS encoding PPOX class F420-dependent oxidoreductase, whose product is MARQVFDDKLLALISGNSLGVLATIKRDGRPQLSNVSYFFDARAVALQVSVTEPRAKTRNLRRDPRASILVSSDDGWSYAVAEGDAELTPPAADPHDDTVEALVALYRNIAGEHPDWDEYREAMVTDRRVVLTLPIAHLYGMPPGMR
- a CDS encoding DUF5302 domain-containing protein, translated to MADETPEDDNKRKFREALERKKAKTASRTEHRDGGAKQSKQHGPVENRREFRRKSG
- a CDS encoding MFS transporter, with the translated sequence MLGATLPTPMYELYSDRMQFSVLTTTVIFATYAGAVLAALLLFGRWSDVIGRRPVLLVGIGFAAASSVVFLVADSVPVLLVGRVLSGLSAGIFTGTATAAIIEAAPQHWKSRAAAVATVANLGGLGLGPLVAGLLVQYAPAPLHLSFAIHLALVAVAAAAVWLAPETSERSGQLGIQRLSVPPQTRAVFVVAATAAFAGFAVNAMFASVSPTFVAELMGISNHAVGGAVAGLMVLTAAATQPFAVRVPPARAVAVGSAMLVVAMVMLNIALHYTSLAGLMAAAVMGGAGQGLSFGRGLAAISERTPADRRAEVSSSYFLVAYVALSVPVIGMGAAAQKWGLQTAGEVFAVIVGVLAVICLAAILRLERRAQ
- a CDS encoding TetR/AcrR family transcriptional regulator, yielding MSVGPLSRRRRAPRGSGELLRDEILDAATELLLTAGHARDVSMREVARRAGVTSPSIYLHFADKDTLLDAVCARYFEKFDQEMQRAAAEQTSTLEILRAQGLAYVRLATQTPELYRIATMGEGRPGSSVDETLVIAAFGHIRDSVQQLMDEGIYAQEDPTVAALELWTAAHGVVALLIAKPYLPFGDVDAFADRVFGAVCAGRIVAGIVGPDSTPTQTVNWLFGRS